ATCTTTTCTGGGTTAATTGTTGACATACAAGACGGCAATATCTTATAATATTGTAAATATATATTTTATAGGTGATGAAGGAGACGAGTAAACCAGCTATACTGCTGACAGAGAGGAAATGCCATGGCTGTAAGCATTTCTCGGTTATTCTGGTTGAACACCGCTCCTGAACTATTGCCCGAAGAACTCTTATGTTTTGTAAGGCTATCGTTTACTGCGTTAAAGTTAAAAGAGTAAAAAATTGGGTGGAACCGCAGGGAAACACTCTTGCCCCGATGTATTATGGCAGGGAGTGTTTTTTTATTTCTAAAGGAGGTTGTTATATAAATGATTAATATCAGCTTAAAAGATGGGTCTATATTAAAATATGATAAACCTGTAACTATAATGGAAGTTGCAAAGAGCATAGGAGAAGGATTGGCACGGGCGGCACTTGCAGGTAATGTGGATGGTGTTTTGAGGGATTTAGATTATTTGATTGAAGATGATGTAAGAGTTAATATTATTACATTTTCCGATGATGACGGCAAAAAGGTATATAGGCATACTACTTCTCATATACTTGCACAAGCGGTTAAAAGAATTTTTCCTGACGCAAAGCTGGCTATCGGACCTGCTATAGAAAACGGGTTTTATTATGATTTCGATGTGGAAAAACCCTTTACACCTGAAGACTTGGAAAAAATAGAAAAAGAGATGAAAAATATAATAAAGGAAAAATATCCGATAGAACGGTTGACAATGCCGAGAGAACAAGCGATAAAATTCATGCAAGAGGCGGACGAGCCTTATAAGGTAGAATTGATTCAAGATCTTGATGAGGACGCGGTTATTTCTTTTTATAAACAGGGGGAGTTCGTAGATTTATGTTCTGGTCCTCATCTGCCCAGCACTGGCAGGATAAAGGCTTTTAAACTTACAAGTATAGCCGGCGCCTACTGGAGGGGCAGTGAAAGCAATAAGATGCTTCAAAGAATATATGGTACTTCGTTTGATAGTAAAAAAGATTTGAATAAGCACTTGAAAAGGATGGAAGAAGCCAAGAAGAGAGACCATAGGAAGTTAGGTAAAGAATTGGATCTTTTTAGTATTCATGATGAGGGTCCAGGTTTTCCGTTTTTTCATCCTAAGGGAATGATTATCAGAAATGAATTGGAGAATTTTTGGAGAAAAGAGCATATAAAGAGGGGATATCAAGAAATTAAGACCCCCATCATTTTAAACCGTGATCTATGGGTAAGATCAGGGCATTGGGATCATTATAAGGAAAATATGTATTTTACCAAAATAGATCAACAGGATTATGCTATAAAGCCTATGAATTGTCCCGGCAGCATGATACTTTATAAAAGAAAAATTTATAGTTATAGAGATCTACCTCTCAGGATTGGTGAGCTAGGATTAGTACACAGGCATGAATTATCAGGAGCATTACACGGGTTGATGAGGGTTAGAAATTTTACTCAGGATGATGCGCATATATTTATGCTTCCATCTCAAATAAAACAGGAAATTATCGGAGTAATCGAATTGATCGATTATATGTACAATATTTTTGGATTTAAATATTTTGTTGAACTTTCCACAAAGCCGGAAAAAGCTATGGGAACCGATGAACAATGGGAGATGGCTACAGATGCTTTAGTGGAAGCATTACAAGATAAGGGTTTGAATTTTAACATAAATGAAGGCGATGGGGCATTCTACGGACCCAAAATTGACTTTCACTTACAGGATTGTTTAGGAAGAACCTGGCAGTGCGGCACTATACAACTTGATTTCCAAATGCCTGAAAGATTTGATCTGACATATATAGGGCAAGATGGAGAAAAGCATAGGCCTGTAATGATACACAGGGTTATTTTCGGGAGCATAGAG
This genomic window from Clostridia bacterium contains:
- the thrS gene encoding threonine--tRNA ligase; this translates as MINISLKDGSILKYDKPVTIMEVAKSIGEGLARAALAGNVDGVLRDLDYLIEDDVRVNIITFSDDDGKKVYRHTTSHILAQAVKRIFPDAKLAIGPAIENGFYYDFDVEKPFTPEDLEKIEKEMKNIIKEKYPIERLTMPREQAIKFMQEADEPYKVELIQDLDEDAVISFYKQGEFVDLCSGPHLPSTGRIKAFKLTSIAGAYWRGSESNKMLQRIYGTSFDSKKDLNKHLKRMEEAKKRDHRKLGKELDLFSIHDEGPGFPFFHPKGMIIRNELENFWRKEHIKRGYQEIKTPIILNRDLWVRSGHWDHYKENMYFTKIDQQDYAIKPMNCPGSMILYKRKIYSYRDLPLRIGELGLVHRHELSGALHGLMRVRNFTQDDAHIFMLPSQIKQEIIGVIELIDYMYNIFGFKYFVELSTKPEKAMGTDEQWEMATDALVEALQDKGLNFNINEGDGAFYGPKIDFHLQDCLGRTWQCGTIQLDFQMPERFDLTYIGQDGEKHRPVMIHRVIFGSIERFIGILTEHFAGAFPIWLAPVQVKLISVTDRSNDYIDKIYDNLIDKQVRVEKDTRNEKIGYKIREAQLEKIPYMLIIGDKELESNTVAVRSRKDGDLGARKLEDFIDDLLDQIKSKTY